A window of the Lactobacillus amylovorus DSM 20531 genome harbors these coding sequences:
- the recF gene encoding DNA replication/repair protein RecF (All proteins in this family for which functions are known are DNA-binding proteins that assist the filamentation of RecA onto DNA for the initiation of recombination or recombinational repair.), with protein MYLDHFTVQNFRNLKKLDVDFDPNVNIFIGKNAQGKTNLLEAIYFLALTRSHRTNNDKELIGFDGEYANLLGHVQKSQVDLTLRVLITKKGKKVWINRVEQSKLSKYVGQLNAILFSPEDLELIKGAPALRRRFMDQEFGQINPEYLYFASKYRQVLTQKNNYLKQLSKGKAKDQVFLDVLSDQLAGIAAEVISRRFKFLRYLSHYASDAYAHISLGGEKLAIAYHPSVSDIEADDNTETIYQKILASFERNKATEIRKGTTTSGPHRDDIEFKLDGKNAHLYASQGQQRSIALSVKLAEIQLVHQLTDEYPLLLLDDVMSELDHGRQSALLNYIHGKTQTFITTTDLEGISWEIIKKPRVYHIQSGKISLEKEN; from the coding sequence ATGTATCTTGATCATTTCACTGTGCAAAACTTTCGCAATTTGAAAAAGTTGGATGTGGACTTTGACCCTAACGTCAATATTTTTATTGGCAAGAATGCACAAGGCAAGACTAATTTGCTAGAGGCAATTTATTTTTTGGCATTAACACGTTCCCATAGAACAAATAATGATAAAGAATTAATTGGTTTTGATGGAGAATACGCAAATTTATTAGGTCATGTGCAAAAGAGTCAAGTTGATCTGACTTTGCGAGTGTTAATCACAAAAAAGGGTAAAAAAGTGTGGATAAACCGGGTTGAGCAAAGCAAGCTCTCCAAATATGTGGGGCAGCTGAATGCAATTTTATTTTCTCCAGAAGATTTGGAGTTGATAAAGGGTGCGCCAGCTTTGCGACGTCGATTCATGGATCAAGAATTTGGTCAAATTAATCCGGAATATCTATATTTTGCCAGCAAGTATCGCCAGGTACTGACGCAAAAGAATAATTATTTAAAGCAACTGTCTAAAGGCAAGGCAAAAGATCAGGTTTTTCTAGACGTTTTGTCAGATCAGTTAGCTGGTATCGCGGCAGAAGTAATTTCTCGCCGCTTTAAATTTCTAAGATATTTGAGTCATTACGCTAGTGATGCTTATGCACATATTAGTTTAGGCGGTGAAAAACTCGCAATTGCGTATCATCCATCTGTTTCAGATATTGAAGCAGACGATAATACCGAAACGATCTACCAAAAGATCCTAGCAAGTTTTGAACGCAATAAAGCAACCGAAATCCGCAAAGGAACTACTACATCTGGTCCGCATCGCGATGATATTGAGTTTAAGCTTGATGGTAAAAATGCTCATTTGTATGCTTCGCAAGGGCAGCAGCGCTCCATTGCTCTTAGCGTAAAACTAGCGGAAATTCAGTTGGTTCACCAGTTGACCGATGAATATCCGTTATTGCTGTTAGATGATGTCATGAGCGAATTGGATCATGGTCGTCAGAGTGCACTTCTTAATTACATTCATGGAAAGACCCAAACGTTTATTACCACAACGGACTTAGAGGGAATCTCTTGGGAAATAATCAAGAAGCCACGCGTGTACCACATTCAATCAGGCAAAATTAGTTTGGAGAAGGAGAATTAA
- the yaaA gene encoding S4 domain-containing protein YaaA, translated as MSIIKFFTITGEYITLGQFLKEESFISSGGQAKFYLQDNPVTLNGELEQRRGKKIFANDRLLVNGQEYEFRQED; from the coding sequence GTGAGTATTATCAAGTTTTTTACAATTACAGGCGAGTACATAACTTTGGGACAATTCCTGAAGGAGGAAAGCTTTATTTCATCCGGTGGACAAGCGAAGTTTTATCTGCAAGATAATCCCGTAACTTTAAATGGAGAACTCGAGCAGCGACGCGGCAAAAAAATCTTTGCTAACGATCGTTTGCTCGTAAATGGACAAGAGTACGAGTTTCGGCAGGAAGATTAA
- the dnaN gene encoding DNA polymerase III subunit beta, with amino-acid sequence MKFTINRNLFIENLNNVMRAISSRATIPILSGIKLDLTEDELTLTGSDTDISIEIKIPVNEDLNVESTGSIVLPARFFSEIVKKLPGKDFSFEVKESFQTQIVSENSEFTINGLDANNYPRLPEISDAASFTISGKAFREIINETQFATSNDQTRAILTGVRFFFNPDSIKAVATDSHRLSQRTIALENGPQSETDLIIPGKSLQELARIIAEADPEVKVCPGDNQALFVIGNLSFYSRLLDGNYPDTDRLIPTEKTTSIEFDIPELSSALERASLLTHAGRNNVVTLTLDVENQTAKLSGKSAEIGNVEEDVSFRNLEGNNLEISFNPDYMRDALRASVTDSVIMNFTKPLRPFIINPDKEDVDFVQLITPVRTY; translated from the coding sequence ATGAAATTTACGATCAATCGCAACCTGTTTATCGAGAACTTAAACAATGTTATGCGTGCCATTTCATCAAGAGCTACTATTCCAATTCTTAGTGGGATCAAATTGGATTTAACAGAAGATGAATTAACTTTAACAGGTAGCGATACAGATATTTCTATTGAAATCAAGATTCCTGTAAATGAGGACTTGAACGTAGAATCTACAGGATCAATTGTTTTGCCTGCGAGATTTTTCAGTGAAATTGTTAAAAAGTTGCCAGGTAAAGATTTCTCTTTTGAAGTAAAAGAAAGTTTCCAAACTCAAATCGTATCTGAAAATAGTGAATTTACGATTAATGGTTTGGATGCAAATAATTATCCTCGTTTACCAGAAATTTCTGATGCTGCATCATTTACTATTTCAGGTAAAGCTTTCAGAGAAATTATCAATGAAACACAATTTGCTACTTCAAATGATCAAACAAGAGCAATTTTAACTGGTGTACGTTTCTTCTTTAATCCTGATAGCATTAAGGCGGTTGCCACTGATTCACACCGTCTTTCACAAAGAACTATTGCTTTAGAAAACGGACCTCAATCAGAAACTGATTTAATTATTCCAGGGAAGAGCTTGCAAGAATTGGCAAGAATTATTGCCGAAGCAGACCCAGAAGTAAAAGTTTGCCCAGGGGACAATCAAGCGCTCTTTGTAATTGGCAATCTTTCATTCTACTCACGTTTGCTTGACGGTAATTACCCTGATACCGATCGTTTGATTCCAACCGAAAAGACTACCAGCATTGAATTTGATATTCCTGAATTATCTAGTGCGCTTGAACGTGCAAGTTTGTTAACGCACGCTGGTCGCAACAACGTTGTAACGTTAACTTTGGATGTGGAAAACCAAACTGCTAAGTTATCAGGTAAATCAGCTGAAATTGGTAACGTAGAAGAAGATGTTAGCTTCAGAAACTTGGAAGGTAATAATTTGGAAATTTCATTTAACCCAGATTACATGCGCGATGCCCTCAGAGCTTCTGTTACTGATTCAGTAATTATGAACTTTACTAAACCACTTCGTCCATTTATCATCAATCCTGATAAAGAAGACGTTGACTTTGTTCAATTGATTACTCCTGTTAGAACTTATTAA
- the dnaA gene encoding chromosomal replication initiator protein DnaA, producing the protein MFDIEKFWQHFNDEMRARFNEVAYNAWFKNTKPISYDKKTHELQILVQNPVAKGYWEKNLSSQLIQSAYGYAGIEILPVFKISEDSDTPERIVTPEPQHDIRVQPRNREQQEFTKDLKLNEKYTFDNFVQGEGNKLAAGAALAVADSPGSFYNPLFIFGGVGLGKTHLMQAIGHQMLLERPNAKVVYIQSETFVNDFINSIKNKTQDQFREKYRTCDLLLVDDIQFFAKKEGIQEEFFHTFETLYNDQKQIVMTSDRLPTEIPDLSERLVSRFTWGLQVEITPPDLETRIAILRRKAESEGLTIDDNTLDYIASQVDTNIRELEGALVKVQAYATIEKADIDVNLAREALVDLKLVQKNRGLQISKIQEVVANYFQTSTAELKGKKRVRQIVVPRQIAMYLSRELTDASLPKIGQEFGGKDHTTVMHAYDKIDKQMKTDADIKTAVFDLKQMLER; encoded by the coding sequence TTGTTCGACATTGAAAAATTTTGGCAACACTTTAACGACGAAATGCGCGCTCGTTTTAATGAAGTTGCCTATAATGCATGGTTTAAAAATACTAAACCTATTTCTTATGATAAAAAAACTCATGAACTACAAATTTTAGTTCAAAATCCTGTTGCAAAAGGTTACTGGGAGAAAAATCTTTCGTCACAATTAATCCAATCAGCATACGGCTATGCTGGTATCGAAATACTACCTGTATTTAAGATATCTGAAGACAGTGACACACCTGAAAGAATCGTAACTCCTGAGCCACAACACGATATTCGAGTGCAGCCAAGAAATAGGGAACAACAAGAATTCACTAAAGATTTGAAGTTAAACGAAAAATATACGTTTGATAATTTCGTTCAAGGTGAAGGAAACAAATTAGCTGCCGGTGCTGCATTAGCTGTCGCAGACAGTCCCGGTAGTTTTTATAATCCTTTATTTATCTTCGGGGGAGTAGGTCTCGGAAAAACTCACTTGATGCAAGCAATTGGCCATCAAATGCTGCTTGAAAGACCCAACGCTAAAGTAGTTTATATACAGAGTGAGACCTTCGTCAACGACTTTATTAATTCAATAAAAAATAAAACACAGGACCAATTTCGCGAAAAATACAGAACCTGTGATTTATTACTAGTTGACGATATTCAATTCTTTGCTAAAAAAGAAGGAATTCAAGAAGAATTCTTCCATACTTTTGAAACCCTATATAATGATCAAAAGCAAATCGTGATGACCAGTGATCGTTTACCTACAGAAATTCCTGATCTGTCTGAACGTTTAGTTTCTCGATTTACATGGGGCTTACAAGTTGAAATTACTCCTCCAGATTTGGAAACCCGAATCGCAATTTTACGAAGAAAGGCTGAATCTGAAGGCTTAACTATTGATGACAACACTCTCGATTACATTGCTTCTCAAGTAGATACTAATATTAGAGAACTCGAAGGGGCTTTAGTCAAAGTTCAAGCATATGCTACTATCGAAAAGGCTGACATCGACGTTAACTTAGCTCGAGAAGCCTTAGTTGATCTGAAACTCGTACAAAAAAATCGTGGACTACAAATTTCAAAAATACAGGAAGTTGTCGCAAATTACTTCCAAACTTCGACAGCCGAATTGAAGGGTAAAAAGCGTGTACGGCAGATTGTGGTACCACGACAGATCGCGATGTATCTTTCTCGGGAATTAACTGATGCAAGTTTACCTAAGATAGGACAAGAATTTGGCGGAAAAGATCACACGACAGTTATGCACGCTTATGATAAAATCGATAAGCAAATGAAAACTGATGCTGACATCAAAACGGCTGTTTTCGATTTGAAACAAATGCTTGAGCGTTAA